In Gammaproteobacteria bacterium, the sequence TGCGCGCGGCCGTCTGGATTGCAGGCCAGGAACACGGCCTGTTCGATATGCAGGACGTGCTGGGTCTTCGCTAGATCGGGATTAAGACGCCCGATACAGAACAAGACAGGCAGGAGGGGCGAGACGACTCGCCGCGCGAAAAGAACGAGCTGGGGGCGACAATCTCGATACCGTGCTGCGTGCCGAATGGGAAGGCGATTCGTTGGAGAACGCCAAGACGCTGGTGCAGGATTTCGAGAGCTACCTGGAAGAAAACCGCGACCAGATCGAGGCGCTGACCATCTTCTACAACCAGCCGCGGCGCCGGTCGGCGCTGACCTACGCGATGATCAAGGCGTTGCTGGACAAGCTGAATAAAGACCGGCCCAGGCTCGGCCTCTTAGGGTATGGCAGGCTTACGCCCACCTCGACGATTACAAGGGCAACAATCCGTCAACCGCACTGACGGGCGCTGGTGGCGCTCATCCGCCTCGTCTGCGGTATCGACCGGACCCTCTCGCCCTATTCAGAGACGGTGCGGAAAAATTTTCAGGACTGGATCATAAAACGCCACAGCGGTGTGGGCGAGAAATTCACGAAGCGCAGATAGAATGGCTGCGGATGATCCGCGATTACGTCACCGGTTGCTTTCACGTCGAGCGGGATGATTTGGATATAGCTCCATTTGACGACATCTGTAGTGGTCAACTGCTTCCGGACACTTTGTTAAGCATTTTTTCGTAATCCATTGGTGTTGTGTAACCGAGCGTTGAATGCAGACGCTTTGAGTTGTAATACACCGCCACGTATTCCCGCACG encodes:
- a CDS encoding IS3 family transposase codes for the protein VREYVAVYYNSKRLHSTLGYTTPMDYEKMLNKVSGSS